Proteins from a genomic interval of Pithys albifrons albifrons isolate INPA30051 chromosome 15, PitAlb_v1, whole genome shotgun sequence:
- the LOC139679090 gene encoding GDNF family receptor alpha-4-like, translating to MGPALLLGLLLSRAGDLLALPRSDCVVAEQLCLSDSTCNATYRILENCALAKTRLLPLDHESRVRCLNAEFDLGNSSLLHCKCHRRMKRQEHCLRVFWTVHSSVTDGYFNLETSPYENPANEEHWKTDYNKLAALVSGSQLAGDATNPCLKETHVCNLSKKCVRLRTDYASICTRGAGSEDVCDQRKCHKGLRNFFEKVPEDFTKRILFCPCQDEFCGERRRKTIVPDCSFQSNTKPNCLWLLDTCLEDHICKSRLADFQQNCQPADTSPDGCSLHNHAACLQAYMGMIGTPMTPNYVSNSSVEVSLWCSCESSGNQKEKCDQILGMFESNKCLETAIWSQMHLKQTALERQEDLLYSSSISFQGDSASTSLASEMSQAAEGKMQRDSSEHSSMPLASSVHSGAATSWPSLALFLPLLLSPH from the exons ATGGGGCCGGCGCTGCTactggggctgctcctctcccGAGCCG GAgacctcctggctctgcccaggagTGACTGTGttgtggcagagcagctgtgcctctCAGACTCCACCTGCAATGCCACGTACAGGATCCTGGAAAACTGTGCCCTGGCCAAGACTCGCCTCCTTCCACTGGATCACGAAAGCAGGGTCAGATGTTTGAATGCAGAGTTTGACCTTGGGAACAGCTCTCTGCTGCACTGCAAGTGTCACCGGCGCATGAAGAGACAGGAGCACTGCTTACGTGTTTTCTGGACCGTTCACTCCAGTGTGACAGATG GTTATTTCAATTTGGAGACCTCTCCCTATGAGAATCCAGCAAATGAAGAACACTGGAAGACAGATTACAATAAACTGGCGGCTCTGGTATCAG GCTCCCAATTGGCAGGAGATGCAACAAATCCATGCCTGAAAGAAACTCATGTCTGTAACCTGAGCAAGAAGTGTGTCCGTCTGCGCACAGACTACGCCTCCATCTGCACCAGGGGAGCGGGGAGTGAGGATGTGTGTGATCAGCGCAAATGCCACAAGGGGCTAAGGAATTTCTTTGAGAAAGTCCCTGAGGATTTCACCAAAAGGATCCTGTTCTGTCCATGTCAAGATGAATTTTGTGGAGAAAGACGCCGGAAAACTATTGTTCCTGATTGTTCCTTCCAGTCTAACACCAAACCCAATTGCCTGTGGCTGCTGGACACCTGCTTAGAGGATCATATCTGCAA ATCCCGACTGGCTGACTTCCAACAAAACTGTCAACCTGCAGACACGTCTCCAGATGGCTGCTCTCTGCACAACCATGCTGCATGCCTGCAGGCTTACATGGGGATGATTG GCACACCCATGACGCCCAACTATGTCAGTAACTCCAGTGTGGAGGTCTCCCTGTGGTGTTCGTGTGAGAGCAGCGGCAACCAGAAGGAGAAGTGTGACCAGATACTTGGCATGTTTGAGAGCAACAAATGCCTTG AAACTGCCATTTGGTCTCAAATGCACCTGAAGCAGACAGCTCTAGAAAGACAGGAAGACTTACTTTATTCATCTTCCATAAGCTTCCAAGGAGACAGTGCTAGCACATCTCTTGCTTCAGAAATGTCCCAG GCGGCTGAAGGGAAGATGCAGCGAGACAGCTCTGAACACAGCAGTATGCCTTTGGCCTCCTCTGTACATTCTGGAGCTGCTACTTCTTGGCCTTCTCTGGCTCTGTTCCTGCCCCTGTTGCTGAGCCCACATTAA